A single window of Chitinophagaceae bacterium DNA harbors:
- a CDS encoding diacylglycerol kinase family lipid kinase, with protein sequence MKRKIRFIINPHSGIRRKSRIPVLIEKIFSADSFDIDIQFTEFPGHATELSKQAVDEGFDTVVAVGGDGSINETARELIDTNVKLGIVPHGSGNGLARYLNIPLNPKKALELIKNDMNFKIDCGTCNNQFFFSNFGVGFDVQVAKQFGRHKIRGFLSYSWAVIYQFYFKYKPIEIIITEADKRKRLQLFLMTVFNTNQYGFNIGLAPNAKAYDGNFDVAVVKPFHKFKLLFYGLAILLKKTNWVKDLHIKKEQNLVILNLKKEKMLYQIDGEVNETKDNLIIGIKKQALNVIGSERFLKKNTEVTHEKEKENYHLHG encoded by the coding sequence TTGAAAAGAAAAATCCGATTCATTATAAATCCTCATTCCGGAATTCGCCGAAAATCCAGAATCCCTGTATTAATTGAAAAAATATTTTCTGCTGATAGCTTTGATATTGACATTCAGTTTACAGAATTTCCGGGACATGCTACTGAACTCAGTAAGCAAGCCGTAGATGAAGGTTTTGATACGGTAGTTGCTGTGGGTGGTGACGGTTCTATTAATGAAACTGCGAGGGAACTGATTGATACAAACGTAAAACTCGGTATAGTGCCCCATGGTTCCGGGAACGGGCTTGCCCGATATCTCAACATCCCTCTTAATCCCAAAAAAGCATTAGAGCTCATTAAAAATGATATGAACTTTAAAATTGACTGCGGCACCTGCAATAATCAATTCTTTTTCAGCAATTTCGGAGTCGGGTTTGATGTTCAGGTAGCTAAACAGTTCGGGAGACATAAAATCAGAGGCTTTTTATCCTATTCATGGGCTGTCATTTATCAATTTTACTTTAAGTATAAACCCATAGAAATCATTATTACTGAAGCAGATAAAAGAAAAAGATTACAACTCTTTTTAATGACCGTTTTTAATACCAATCAATATGGTTTTAATATAGGTTTAGCTCCCAATGCTAAAGCCTACGACGGCAATTTTGATGTAGCTGTTGTAAAACCTTTTCATAAGTTCAAACTACTTTTTTATGGATTAGCAATACTTTTAAAGAAAACAAATTGGGTTAAAGATTTACACATAAAAAAAGAGCAAAATCTGGTAATCTTAAATCTGAAAAAAGAAAAAATGCTTTACCAAATTGATGGAGAAGTTAATGAAACAAAAGATAATCTAATTATAGGCATTAAAAAACAAGCACTAAACGTTATTGGAAGTGAACGATTTTTAAAAAAGAATACAGAAGTAACTCATGAAAAAGAAAAAGAGAATTACCATTTACACGGATGA
- a CDS encoding translation initiation factor, translated as MKKKKRITIYTDEPEYNQENEAQDLSPAEQNLFVCLDKKNRGGKVVTLVQRFVGSDEEIESLCKSLKQFCGVGGSVKDQEIIIQGDQRDKISTFLTKKKYPHKVR; from the coding sequence ATGAAAAAGAAAAAGAGAATTACCATTTACACGGATGAGCCGGAATATAATCAAGAAAATGAAGCTCAAGACCTCTCCCCTGCCGAGCAAAATCTTTTTGTTTGCCTGGATAAAAAAAACCGGGGCGGAAAAGTCGTAACACTAGTCCAAAGATTTGTCGGAAGTGATGAGGAAATAGAGTCACTTTGTAAGTCTTTAAAACAATTTTGCGGTGTTGGCGGCTCAGTAAAGGACCAAGAAATTATCATTCAGGGTGATCAACGTGATAAAATTTCTACTTTTTTAACCAAAAAGAAATATCCTCATAAAGTCAGATAA
- a CDS encoding T9SS C-terminal target domain-containing protein has product AGIVGDTANGSFAYQILQDNGINEYVLDRGNGYIFHHKYMLVDPHHLSSDPLVWTGSYNWSNAARIRNDENVVIVHNADITNLFYQEFSQRMLDNGVSLPAREFVFIPDFTFTSDITQPVVYPNPTQDVFYIDWKDAPLNKNMQIHLYNYQGSLVSSKTERLSAKGEVSSFNLEHLPAGIYFLKAVAEDYKFSGKIIVTK; this is encoded by the coding sequence GCAGGGATTGTAGGAGACACAGCCAACGGAAGTTTTGCATATCAAATTCTTCAGGACAATGGAATTAACGAGTATGTACTTGACAGAGGTAATGGGTACATTTTTCACCATAAATATATGTTAGTTGATCCGCATCATTTATCTTCAGATCCTTTAGTTTGGACGGGTTCATATAACTGGTCAAATGCTGCCCGTATCAGAAATGATGAGAATGTGGTGATTGTTCACAATGCAGATATTACCAATTTGTTTTATCAGGAATTTAGTCAGCGTATGCTTGATAATGGTGTTAGCTTACCGGCCAGAGAGTTTGTTTTTATTCCTGATTTTACTTTTACTTCAGACATAACTCAGCCGGTTGTTTATCCGAATCCTACTCAGGATGTTTTTTATATAGATTGGAAAGATGCACCTTTAAACAAGAACATGCAGATACATTTATATAATTATCAGGGGAGTTTAGTGAGCAGCAAAACAGAACGTTTATCAGCAAAAGGGGAAGTGAGTAGTTTTAACCTGGAGCATTTACCGGCAGGTATTTATTTCTTAAAAGCTGTAGCTGAGGACTATAAGTTTTCCGGAAAAATAATCGTTACAAAATAA